The Sphaeramia orbicularis chromosome 16, fSphaOr1.1, whole genome shotgun sequence genome window below encodes:
- the LOC115436439 gene encoding tumor necrosis factor receptor superfamily member 14 isoform X2, which translates to MRLVQCFLTVLMLPAQLVLSSPVTDTYSWYGSECKFCPAGEYQKSCTVCEPCPPGKYTTGLNREESCHRCFSDCRPDFNLKVVQNCTRTSNLKCICDEGFICTEKVHGSDNCRSCKKIQHVTATAVPPRVKQTPSSEQGSTSTQPCRFPKCVSKAVSPPENGTHPKTGTVNSQLAAILCPMVAIGCVIGLVILFCIRRPGDETCFKQTIEKLWNEEGRDAAHKQKESSHQFPRDSFSAKQQPSSMSTASLGSVHVYNPGTVIFSLLSHFTNQVSPTVETGKAAERAESSEEEDERDCPVFHPTSSPSIHLSEEERRGETDSIFFPSQEQGKDCHVSKEEGL; encoded by the exons ATGAGGCTAGTGCAATGCTTTTTGACTGTCCTGATGTTACCTGCACAGCTGGTGCTATCTTCTCCAGTg ACAGACACGTACTCTTGGTATGGCAGTGAGTGTAAATTCTGTCCTGCAG GTGAGTATCAGAAGTCTTGTACAGTGTGTGAGCCCTGTCCTCCTGGAAAATACACAACTGGCTTGAACCGAGAAGAGAGCTGCCATCGCTGCTTCAGCGACTGCAGACCAG ACTTTAATTTGAAGGTTGTTCAAAACTGCACCAGAACCTCCAATCTCAAGTGCATCTGTGATGAAGGTTTCATCTGCACTGAGAAAGTACATGGTTCAGACAACTGCAGATCCTGTAAGAAGATCCAGCACGTAACAGCCACAGCTG TGCCACCCAGAGTCAAACAGACTCCTTCATCAGAACAGGGCAGCACTTCGACCCAGCCCTGCCGCTTTCCCAA GTGTGTCTCTAAGGCAGTCTCACCGCCAGAAAATGGCACGCATCCCAAAACAG GCACAGTTAACAGTCAGCTGGCGGCCATCTTGTGTCCGATGGTTGCCATTGGATGTGTAATAGGCCTTGTAATCTTGTTCTGCATTCGTCGCCCAGGAGATGAAACATGTTTCAAACAAA CTATTGAGAAGCTATGGAACGAG GAGGGTAGAGATGCTGCTCATAAACAGAAGGAGTCATCTCATCAGTTCCCCAGAGACTCATTCAGTGCAAAGCAGCAGCCGTCATCCATGTCAACAGCCAGTCTGG GTTCAGTCCATGTCTACAATCCAGGGACAGTCATCTTCAGCTTGCTCAGTCACTTTACAAACCAAGTCAGTCCGACAGTTGAAACGGGGAAGGCAGCTGAGAGAGCAGAGAGCAGTGAAGAGGAGGATGAACGAGACTGTCCTGTGTTCCACCCCACATCCTCTCCCAGCATTCACCTCtctgaggaggagaggaggggagagaccGACAGCATCTTCTTTCCCTCACAGGAGCAGGGGAAGGACTGCCATGTGTCTAAAGAGGAGGGATTATGA
- the LOC115436439 gene encoding tumor necrosis factor receptor superfamily member 14 isoform X1: protein MRLVQCFLTVLMLPAQLVLSSPVQTDTYSWYGSECKFCPAGEYQKSCTVCEPCPPGKYTTGLNREESCHRCFSDCRPDFNLKVVQNCTRTSNLKCICDEGFICTEKVHGSDNCRSCKKIQHVTATAVPPRVKQTPSSEQGSTSTQPCRFPKCVSKAVSPPENGTHPKTGTVNSQLAAILCPMVAIGCVIGLVILFCIRRPGDETCFKQTIEKLWNEEGRDAAHKQKESSHQFPRDSFSAKQQPSSMSTASLGSVHVYNPGTVIFSLLSHFTNQVSPTVETGKAAERAESSEEEDERDCPVFHPTSSPSIHLSEEERRGETDSIFFPSQEQGKDCHVSKEEGL, encoded by the exons ATGAGGCTAGTGCAATGCTTTTTGACTGTCCTGATGTTACCTGCACAGCTGGTGCTATCTTCTCCAGTg CAGACAGACACGTACTCTTGGTATGGCAGTGAGTGTAAATTCTGTCCTGCAG GTGAGTATCAGAAGTCTTGTACAGTGTGTGAGCCCTGTCCTCCTGGAAAATACACAACTGGCTTGAACCGAGAAGAGAGCTGCCATCGCTGCTTCAGCGACTGCAGACCAG ACTTTAATTTGAAGGTTGTTCAAAACTGCACCAGAACCTCCAATCTCAAGTGCATCTGTGATGAAGGTTTCATCTGCACTGAGAAAGTACATGGTTCAGACAACTGCAGATCCTGTAAGAAGATCCAGCACGTAACAGCCACAGCTG TGCCACCCAGAGTCAAACAGACTCCTTCATCAGAACAGGGCAGCACTTCGACCCAGCCCTGCCGCTTTCCCAA GTGTGTCTCTAAGGCAGTCTCACCGCCAGAAAATGGCACGCATCCCAAAACAG GCACAGTTAACAGTCAGCTGGCGGCCATCTTGTGTCCGATGGTTGCCATTGGATGTGTAATAGGCCTTGTAATCTTGTTCTGCATTCGTCGCCCAGGAGATGAAACATGTTTCAAACAAA CTATTGAGAAGCTATGGAACGAG GAGGGTAGAGATGCTGCTCATAAACAGAAGGAGTCATCTCATCAGTTCCCCAGAGACTCATTCAGTGCAAAGCAGCAGCCGTCATCCATGTCAACAGCCAGTCTGG GTTCAGTCCATGTCTACAATCCAGGGACAGTCATCTTCAGCTTGCTCAGTCACTTTACAAACCAAGTCAGTCCGACAGTTGAAACGGGGAAGGCAGCTGAGAGAGCAGAGAGCAGTGAAGAGGAGGATGAACGAGACTGTCCTGTGTTCCACCCCACATCCTCTCCCAGCATTCACCTCtctgaggaggagaggaggggagagaccGACAGCATCTTCTTTCCCTCACAGGAGCAGGGGAAGGACTGCCATGTGTCTAAAGAGGAGGGATTATGA